The region CGGAATAAAATACGAATTCGAATCGGAGGCGGGAGATACCATCGCCGTCATCTGGAGGGCATCGGGAAGCGTACAGGTCTACCTGCTTGCAAAGGACTTTCCGGTGGCCTGCATCGCCGACCTCTCGGCGGCTGAGGCCCAGAGGCTCGGGAGCATCCTTTCCGGAGCACCCGTGAGGCCGGCGAAGGAAGGGGTAGAGATCACCTTCTCTACGCTCACGGACCTGCGTATAGGCATTCGCACCTGCACCGTCGGGAGACACCTTGCCGGAAGATGCATCGGAGACCTGCCGGTCGGCGTCACCGTCATCGCAATCTCCCGAGACGGGAAGAATACCGCGAACCCCCCACC is a window of Methanoculleus sp. 7T DNA encoding:
- a CDS encoding cation:proton antiporter regulatory subunit; protein product: MPLRSQDLPGIGIKYEFESEAGDTIAVIWRASGSVQVYLLAKDFPVACIADLSAAEAQRLGSILSGAPVRPAKEGVEITFSTLTDLRIGIRTCTVGRHLAGRCIGDLPVGVTVIAISRDGKNTANPPPSMVLFEGDLTVAVGESGLLDTFEEEIRR